ATGATAAAATTGAAGAACTAGTGAGGTTATACGGTGAAAAATATGAGGATGCAGTGATAAAAGGGATCTTCATTAATATCTATTATGAATCAAACGAATCCATTAAATCATTAGACTTTCCTAATATACCAGCTTCTGATATGGTTGAAAGGATTATCAATGTTATGGATACTAATATAATAAGTTGTTGTAATCTACCGGAAGTCAAATCACTTCGGTATAAGCAGAGTCGTATTCCCTCTAAGATAAGCGCACTCAAAGGTAATAATCAATTAGAAAGTCGTCCTTTCATTGTAGCCGATATAGAGACAATATTGGTAAATAATGTTCATGTTCCTTATGCGATTGGTTACTTAGTGGTTATGCCCGGTGATGATCTGACTTCCAAGAGGATTGAAACCTTATTCAGTGAAAATTACATAACTTTCTATCTTGACTTTGCAGAAAGGagtaaaaaaatgttatttcacAAAATTGGAAAAATGTGTGATGAAAAATAAGAGACTTCGAACAGTTTATTTCCACAATTTTTCCCGATTTGATGGAATTTTAATTCTTAGGTATTATGCTGAGCGTGgtaaaaagtataaaatcaaACCCTTGGTGAGGAATCATAAACTTTACGAGCTGAAAGTCTATATTAACGATAAATTCTTATTACGTTTTAGAGATTCTTGCACATTGCTGCCTAGCTCTCTTGCATCATTGGGAAGGACATTATGCCCTGAATTAGGTCCCAAAGGTTCTATCCCGCATGAGGATTTGGATGTGTCTGATCTTCGGGCTAAGAGTGAGGATTTGATAAACTATCTTCGACAAGATATCCTTATCTTAGGTGGTGTGATGTTGAAGGCTCAAGAAATTAATTGGTCTAAGTATCAGATTGATATTGAGGGTGTGATGACAGTGTCAGCGCTATCCCTGAAAATCTTTCGTAAGAAATATTTTGATGATAATATCTTTCATATAAATATACCAACTCAGAACCAAGACACTTTTATTAGGCGAGGCTATTATGGGGGTCATGTGGATGTATATAAACCCTATGGTGAGAATCTTTACTACTACGATGTTAACTCTTTATATCCTTATATTATGAAATCCTATCCGATGCCTTGTGGCGTACCTGTCTGGCATAATAATTTGGAATGCCAGGATTTAGATAACTTGTTTGGATTTATTGAGGCCTATGTTGTATGTCCTGCTAGTATATCACATCCATTCTTGCCATATAAGGATAAATTTGGTACTTTAATCTTTCCTACAGGTAAATTCATTGGAATCTTTTATAGTGAAGAGTTGAAGTTCGCACGTGATTTAGGTTACCATATAATTCCTCTTAGGGGGTATTTGTTTGAGGCGATGTCAAGTCCTTTCGAAGGGATCATTTCTGACCTCTATGAAAGCAGACTCGAAGCTAAGAAAAGAGGTGATGAGCCTATGACATTTATTTATAAGATTTTAATGAATTCGCTCTATGGTAGATTTGGTATGAATCCTGAAAGTACAGTAACCGAGATCTGCAATCAAAAAAGATACGAGGAATTGATGAAGATGGATAATTTTCAATCAGCTGAAATGCTTACTGAAAATTACTATATTGTCAATTACATTACCAATAGTAGCTTTGCAGAAGACGATAACTGGAAAGCTCCTAAGATGTCGGCGGTTCAATTAGCAGCTGCTGTAACTGCTTGTGCTCGTATTCATATGTATCCATACATTTCCAGACCTGACTGTTATTATACTGATACTGACTCAGTAGTTCTAGGATGTCCTCTTTCTGACGATTTAATCTCATCCATGGAAATGGGGAAGTTTAAACTCGAATACTTTGTCAAGAAAGGAATCTTTTTAGCACCAAAAAGTTATATGTTAGAAACAGTTGACGAACAACATGTTATTAGACACAAGGGCCCTGCTAAAGATTTAGTAACATCTGAATGGTTTAAAAAGCAATTAGCTGATCCAtctctaacggagctgatcccCACTCATGTAAATTTCAGAATAGATTGGAAAAAATTCCAGATTGGAAAAAAAGATATTCTCATCAAACTAGGACTACCACAGAGTACGAAAAGAGAGAATGTCTATGATTCAGAAAATGTTTGGATAGAAACACGACCTATAAATGTAATTGACCTAGGAAGTAAAGATGCTACTACTATATTGAAATATGAGCTATTGAGGTTATCAGTCAGTCAGTCCACTACTGAGGGTCAAAAGACCCCTACTGAAGGTCAAAAGACCCCTACTGAAGGTCAAAAGACCCCTACTGAAGGTAAAAATACCCCTACTGAAGGTCAAAAGGCCACTACGGTTCAACCTACTCTCTACAATACCAAGGACCACGACAATAGTATTCCCAAACCTGAtgaataaaagcaagaaatgaGAAGGGCCCTACCCGGCTCAACCGGTCCATTTAACACCCTAATAACTTCAGTTCACCCGTCAAGAAATGAGAAGGGTCCATTTTAACACcaagaataaaataaagagatatatttattCTCTTTTAACACCTTAATATCTTCTAAGACACGATCTTCTAAGATAACCAGACACACCCAAATCAAAAGCACTAATCATAGACCCGATTTCAAATTACATATCAATTATACTAAACCATTGTAGGTGCCCTTCtatattgatatatagtttGCCCCGCCAAGGTCTAAGAACTCTTCCACCCCTGTGGGGACTTTAGCAGTCAATCCTCTAACAGCAAGATTTTATTCAATTTGGGTCTTATCAGTAAATCCCATAATAGCGTCAGGCACCTACCCGTTTAATCCAGACTTGTTTATCGACGATGTAATCAACATATTCGAAATACAAATCCATCAATACAAAATATAGTAAACCTATACCCCTAGTTGTAAAGTAGTAAAAACTTTGTGGTAAACCGTTTGCAAATATCGATAGAacgaaaaataaacaaagaaccACATCCTGGTTTAATTATCGCTAAACTTGACTTCAAGAAACCGTACCCTTCGGCATCTGATATAGACTTTTTATCTATTGCTACCATGGGGCTATTGGAAGAGTTTGCTTACCCGGCTCTAGATGGTTACGGTAAGTTTAAGGTATCCTATACCATAAGGATCTCTTATGGAGAGGTATCATTCACGGCTAACTAAGCATTCGTTCGGAGTTGACAAGGGAGAGGGCGTACTTTCCTATATTATGTTATGATGAATAGGCTGGCTGCACTCCCTTTGAGGTAAGAACAGTTCCTTTTGATTCAATTGCAAGAAAACAACCTATTTTTTGAGTTTTATACGGCCAAACAGTCTATTTATACGGATtcctaaaaaatgaaaaacctaATAAAGATATGACAGAAGCATCACTCTGTCTGTTGGATGCCCTTCTTCCTGGCAAGATCAGATCAAGAATAGCCTTTGGCTAGGAAAGCACAGTCAGACTAGTGCCACGCCCAAAGCACCAAGGCTGCTTATTCCGCTAAAACAGCAAAGAGACAGGACCGGGACAGTAAAGAGACAAGACCTCTTATGCCGGAAAAGTCATAAAGTAAAGTGCTAACGTGCAGCTCCCATTCCGAATCCAAGAGAAACCCTATGTTAATCCCCTGATAAAGTACAAAGATTATTCTCTAACCTCGCCTTAAGTTCTAGTATCATTAGGTCGATAAATTAAAGGGTTAGTGCACTTTTGTAGTGGCGAATGTTGAGTGCTTCATTCAAATTCTCTCGTACCAAGTTTGCGTACTCTCCTGGGTGGCGTTGAGGAGGTAGTCCATAAACTAGCAGATTCTCCAACTCGTGAATACGAGCGAAGAGCTCTGCTTCTACGTGCACGTTTTGGGCACGAAAGTGTGATAGGATTTGTGCCGGAGATAAAGGGGGGTGGGGGTCTGGTTCAAGCAAAACTTCTATGTCAAAGGAAGTCCAGCCTGAGCTCGATCCTGGATGGTTTTCTAACGAATACGACGTTAGGCTTCCACGAGTTTGGTTAAAATAGTTTGAAATCCTTCAAATAAAGGTTGTTACCCTTTTCCACTATATTAAATTGGAttcatatataaaagaaaaagaccAATTAACTCATTACGTGAAACAAAATTACTATGCAGCGGATTCATTGACAAATCAAAAAGATAAATGGAAAAAACACTACTATACTAAGGCTTCAAACCTTACTAAGTGAGCTTGGAGTTGAAGTCTCTCATCCTATGAGAATATTCTTTGATAATTAAGCAGCAACTCACATTGCCTCTAATCTGGTTTTCCATGAGCGAACCCTTGAAGTCGCCTTAGAGCATTTTTCCTTGTTTTTGGAAGTGAAAGtcatattactatatatttcatatattagaTCAGGACTGACCTTCCTCTCAATCCGAATCGAGCACACCGAGAACGACAGACACCTAAGCATGAAAACGAACCAATCTACCTTTGTATCTTTATCTTCGCtgcacaaacaaaaaaagaaggaaaaagaaatgttGTATGCGACATCGCTGCCTCTTGGTGCTGCTCCATTAATTCTTGATCAAGCTGCTGCCGTTCCACCTAATTTCTATCACAAGGTCCCTGCCGCTCATCTCAATCTGGTTCTTAATCAATTTGAGCCTGTTATTGTTGTGTTGATTCAACAATAGCTGTAGCAGACCTGCTTCCATGGTTGTTCATTGAGTATTAGAGAAGaataaacatgatttagatGAAAGGCAGGGGTTAAAATTGGTCTGTTTCTTGAAACCACTCATTTCTTTTTGCTGGTTGCATCAACTTATTTACAAACATGTCTGAATCTAATCCTGGGAGCAAAGTTGTTGTTTCATCCAAGTTGAGTGCTCCTGTGAACGACAATCCTTCACTTCAAATTAGTCCTATTAAGCTGGATGGGCAGAATTATCTTGCCTGGTCTCGATCCTGTCTTCTTTTTATCAAAGCCCGGGGGCTTTATGATTATATAACAGGTAGAAAAAAGAGACCGGCAGAAGAGGATCCCCTCCTAGGACAATGGGAATCAGAGAATTCCTTAGTCATGTCTTGGCTAATCAATTCCATGCAACCAGCTATAGCCCGTGGATATCTTTTCCTTGATTCTGCATACAAAATATGGAGTGCGGCCTCCCAAACCGGTTGGGAATGATGCTTTAGTGTATGAAAGACGAAAAAAGGTGCATGAAACCAAGCAAGGTGACATGACAGTAGCTCAATATTTTGCAGAATTGAGTAGCTTATGGCAGGAACTTGATTTCTACCAAGATTTTCAAGCCGACTGTCCAAGTGATGCTGCTAAGTTTCAAAAGTTGATTGAGAAAGAACGAGTTTATGACTTTCTAGCAGGTCTCCAGACAGAGTTTGACCCTATCAGAGTTCAAGTCCTCGGTGGGGACCCTTTTCCATCGTTGCGCGAAACATATGCTTatgtgcaacaagaggagagcAGGCGCAGTGTTATGTTACATCAGATATCCCATGAAAGGTCAGCCTTAGTGACCAATTCTGCAGTAAAAGGTGCAAAGGGAAATTTAATCAGAGCAAATGATCAAAGTCAGCTAGATAAAGATCAACTCAAATGCGATCACTGCGGAAGGACGAGACATACCCGAGATACCTGCTGGAAATTGCACGGTCGTCCCACAAGAGGCCGAGGAGGACGAGGTGGATCTGTGCGGGGTACTGGAAGACCACAGGCCTACCAATCTGATGTGGTTGAGGCCTTCTCTCAAGAAGGGGGCCATTCTGAGTCTAACAGCTTGTCTCACGAGGATCTTTTTTTGCTTCGGAAATTGATGTCGAAGCTAGAAACATCTTCCTCCAATTCTATATCTTTTCCTACACCTGCCTCTTCTACTTCCAATTTTTCATTCTAAGGTATTTCTAGCACTGCTTTCGTTTCCTCTAAAACAAATTCTTGTCCTTGGATTATTGATTCTGGAGCCTCTGATCATATGACCGGTTTATCAGATCATTTCTGATTTTACTTTCCTTCCTCAGGCAAGGATAAAGTTCGTATAGCTGATGGTTCCATGTCTTCTGTTTCTGGCAAAGGTTCTATAGTTTGCACTTCGGACCTTACTTTATCATCTGTTTTACATGTTCCCAGCTTTCCGAACAATCTTTTATCTATAAGTGCTATTACCAGAGATCTCAATTGTAAAGTTACATTTTTTCCTTCTCATTGTATTTTTCAGGAACTGGAGACGGGGAAAACGATTGGCTATGGTAGAATGCATGATGGACTTTATCTCTTAGAGGGAGGATCGAGTTGGTTGCATCACTCTGCGCTTCAGACGGATTCTTGTCATCAGGAGATTTACCTTTGGCACCTTCGACTTGGTCACCCTTCATTTCGAATAATGGAAAAAATGTTCCCCAGTTTATTTAAACAGTGTAGTTCTGAATTTCTTACGTGTGATGCTTGCGAGTTTGCAAAGCATACACGAGTTAATTTTCCAATCAGTGATAATAAAAGTGCTTCACCTTTTCATATTGTTCACTCTGATGTCTGGGGTCCTAGTAGAGTCTCTTCTCTCTCTGGACATAAGTGGTTTGTTACATTTATTGATTGCTATAGTCGTACTACATGGGTGTATTTAATGCGCAGTAAAAGTGAAGTGTTTTCTTGTTTTCAATCATTTCACAGAATGGTTAGCAACCAGTTTAATGCCAAAATTAGGATCTGATAATGGCACAGAATACACGGAGAGTATGTTTCAGAATTATCTGGATGATCATGGAATTTTACATCAAACGAGTTGTGTAAATACTCCTGCACAAAATGGGGTAGCTGAGCGGAAGAATAGGCACCTGTTGGAAGTTGCAAGATCGCTTCTATTTGCTATGAATGTACCAAAGAACTACTGGGGTGATGCTATCATGTCTGCCGCATACTTAATCAATCGAATGCCATTGCGGACGATCGATTTTAAAACTCCACTAGAGAAGCTAATTGGCTCAAATGGCTATACTGTTCCACCAAAAGTTTTTGGGTGTACATGTTTTGTGCATGACCACCGTCGTACACTTGATAAACTTGATCCTCGGGCTATGAAGTGCATCTTTATCGGGTACTCTGCTTCTCAAAAAGGTTACAAATGCTATTACCCTCCTACAAGAAAGACATTTATTACAATGGATGTGACCTTCAGAGAGCATGAGGCCTATTTTTCACGCTCATCTCTTCAGGGGGAGAGTAAAATTGAAGTCGAAGAGATGAATGCTGGTGCCAAGATCCATATAGAAGATATGCCTTATTGGACCTCGAGACTGGAGGTACAAGGAGTAGGGGttgaggagaaggaagaagaaatgaATACTATGGAGGTGGGGGAGGAGACTGATGAAGTTGAGGGTCAAAAAGAtgatgaagaaaagaagaaagctgGGGATGGTGAATGGCAGGTCTACACtcgaaagagaaaaaaacataaaGCCATCATGCAAACTTTACCTGGCCAAGAAAGAGCTATCCTCGGATCCAGTTCCCTTTTCTCAATCGTCTGATTCTCTTCCTCAACCTTCTAATCAATGTAAGTCTTCTCTTCAGCCCTCTGATTCTACACCTGACGATCTTGATATTCCTATTGCTTTTCGAAAAGGTGTTAGAAATCGTACTAAATATCCTATTTCTGATTTTGTCTCATATGACTCTTTGTCCTCTTCTGTTAGaggatttttttcttctttgtcttctgtATCTATTCCGCAGAATTGGAAGGATGCATTTCTAGACCCCAAATGGAAGGAGGCCATGGTTGAGGAAATGAAAGCCTTGGTAAAAAATGAAACGTGGGAACTAGTGACTCCTCCGGCAGGAAAGAGACCCGTAGGTTGCAAGTGGGTCTTTACGGTGAAACATAAGGCTGATGGATCTATTGAGAGATATAAAGCCAGACTGGTTGCGAAAGGGTTCACTCAGACCTATGGGGTAGATTATCAGGAAACTTTTGCTCCAGTAGCAAAACTAAATTCCATCTGTATCCTCCTGTCTTGTGCTGCAAATTTAGGATGGTCAACAACTAGATGTAAAGAATGCCTTTCTGCATGGTAACTTGAAAGAAGAAGTGTACATGGAGATTCCTCCAGGATTTTCTTCTCAAAAGACTGCTGGGAAAATTTGCAGATTGAAGAAAGCACTATATGGCTTGAAGCAATCACCGAGAGCTTGGTTTGATCGTTTTTGTAAAGCAATGTTGGCATTTGGGTATAAACAGAGCAATGCTGATCATACAATGTTCATCAAGAGGAACAATgagaaaattacaatttttattgtttatgtGGATGAT
The DNA window shown above is from Ananas comosus cultivar F153 unplaced genomic scaffold, ASM154086v1, whole genome shotgun sequence and carries:
- the LOC109705221 gene encoding uncharacterized protein LOC109705221, with protein sequence MKNKRLRTVYFHNFSRFDGILILRYYAERGKKYKIKPLVRNHKLYELKVYINDKFLLRFRDSCTLLPSSLASLGRTLCPELGPKGSIPHEDLDVSDLRAKSEDLINYLRQDILILGGVMLKAQEINWSKYQIDIEGVMTVSALSLKIFRKKYFDDNIFHINIPTQNQDTFIRRGYYGGHVDVYKPYGENLYYYDVNSLYPYIMKSYPMPCGVPVWHNNLECQDLDNLFGFIEAYVVCPASISHPFLPYKDKFGTLIFPTGKFIGIFYSEELKFARDLGYHIIPLRGYLFEAMSSPFEGIISDLYESRLEAKKRGDEPMTFIYKILMNSLYGRFGMNPESTVTEICNQKRYEELMKMDNFQSAEMLTENYYIVNYITNSSFAEDDNWKAPKMSAVQLAAAVTACARIHMYPYISRPDCYYTDTDSVVLGCPLSDDLISSMEMGKFKLEYFVKKGIFLAPKSYMLETVDEQHVIRHKGPAKDLVTSEWFKKQLADPSLTELIPTHVNFRIDWKKFQIGKKDILIKLGLPQSTKRENVYDSENVWIETRPINVIDLGSKDATTILKYELLRLSVSQSTTEGQKTPTEGQKTPTEGQKTPTEGKNTPTEGQKATTVQPTLYNTKDHDNSIPKPDE